One window of the Macaca thibetana thibetana isolate TM-01 chromosome 13, ASM2454274v1, whole genome shotgun sequence genome contains the following:
- the CHCHD5 gene encoding coiled-coil-helix-coiled-coil-helix domain-containing protein 5 has protein sequence MQAALEVTARYCGRELEQYGQCVAAKPESWQRDCHYLKMSIAQCTSSHPIIRQIRQACAQPFEAFEECLRQNEAAVGNCAEHMHRFLQCAEKVQPPRSPTTVEAKPLPAS, from the exons AT GCAGGCAGCTCTGGAGGTCACCGCTCGCTACTGTGGCCGGGAGTTGGAGCAGTATGGCCAGTGTGTGGCGGCCAAGCCGGAATCCTGGCAGCGGGACTGTCACTACCTTAAGATGAGCATTGCCCAATGCACATCCTCCCA CCCAATCATCCGCCAGATCCGCCAGGCCTGTGCTCAGCCTTTTGAGGCCTTCGAGGAGTGTCTTCGACAGAACGAGGCAGCTGTGGGCAACTGTGCGGAGCATATGCACCGCTTCCTGCAGTGCGCTGAGAAGGTGCAGCCACCACGTTCACCTACAACTGTGGAG GCAAAGCCACTTCCTGCCTCCTGA